The following coding sequences lie in one Clarias gariepinus isolate MV-2021 ecotype Netherlands chromosome 27, CGAR_prim_01v2, whole genome shotgun sequence genomic window:
- the lnx1 gene encoding E3 ubiquitin-protein ligase LNX isoform X3, whose translation MMKALLLLVLPWLSPANYTDNVGNLHILYSELCKGASHYGLSAERKRRSQEGECTDSTSELALATLPGDGTASSAVALLSDESGLVNPAYEPGMEDNSQSGSTTSLAARSNSKKSEFRNFDRSSVRSRSFRRLNRAFSVLRRTKSGTAVVHDNSEERDNLRNATVPQEVFALPQLHHLIPDGEITTVKITRSDPCEPLAISIVGGNETPLVRILIQDIYREGVIARDGRLLPGDMILKVNGIDITNVPHCYALAALKRPCMLLRLTVLREQRHRYRAHHHHHHHHVPQPGEVPYPGSGGSVRDDSLHVVLLKGAPDEQLGIKLVRRPDEHGVFIFHLLEGGLAAQDGRLRINDRVLAINGHDLRYGAPEHAALLIQASVERVHFIVSRQTHVPPPDILQEAPWNMEGPPPYSAVDIEQSLVDSCQKPGCYEKTVTLPKEPTESLGMTVAGGMNSRGWDLPVYVTNIDPNGVVAREGSICKGDILLNVNGMELTGVTRGEAVANLKNTSSPVVLRVLEMRPPDMSSVDCLPPAATSPSSPGDIKMPPSNDDYSPLWVSWLQLPRHLYSCKDIVLRRSTSGSLGFSIVGGQEELNCNQSFFIRSIVEGTPAYNDGRIRCGDILLEVNGKSTWGMTHTALVRLLKELRGRITLTIVSWPGSLL comes from the exons ATGATGAAGGCACtgctgctgctggtgctgccttGGCTCAGTCCCGCCAACTACACTGACAATGTGGGCAACCTGCATATCCTCTACTCGGAGCT gTGTAAAGGAGCTTCACATTATGGCCTGTCGGCCGAGAGAAAGCGCCGCTCGCAGGAAGGAGAGTGTACCGACAGCACATCCGAGCTGGCTCTGGCAACCCTGCCTGGAGATGGCACCGCCTCCAGCGCCGTCGCCCTCCTATCAGACGAGTCTGGCCTCGTCAACCCCGCCTACGAGCCTGGCATGGAGGACAACAGCCAATCAGGGAGCACCACCAGCCTGGCGGCACGTAGCAACTCCAagaagagtgagt TCCGTAACTTCGACCGCTCGTCCGTGAGGAGTCGCTCGTTCCGGCGTCTGAACAGGGCGTTCAGCGTGCTCAGGAGGACCAAGAGTGGCACAGCTGTGGTCCACGACAACTCGGAGGAACGAGACAACCTCAGAAATGCCACCGTCCCACAAGagg TTTTTGCTCTGCCGCAGCTCCATCATCTTATCCCGGATGGTGAAATCACTACGGTTAAGATCACACGGAGCGACCCCTGTGAGCCGTTGGCCATCAGCATCGTGGGGGGAAATGAGACTCCGCTTGTGCGCATCCTTATCCAGGACATCTACAGAGAAGGCGTCATTGCCCGGGATGGAAGACTGCTGCCTGGAGACATGATCCTCAAG GTGAACGGTATCGACATCACCAACGTCCCGCACTGCTACGCACTTGCAGCTCTCAAGCGTCCCTGCATGCTGCTCAGGCTGACTGTGCTTCGTGAACAGCGTCATCGCTACCGTgcacatcaccaccaccaccaccatcacgtTCCTCAGCCGGGCGAGGTGCCCTACCCAGGCTCTGGTGGCAGCGTGAGGGACGACAGTCTGCACGTGGTGCTGCTGAAGGGAGCACCTGATGAGCAGCTGGGCATCAAGCTCGTGCGCCGGCCCGATGAGCATGGCGTCTTCATCTTCCATTTGCTAGAAGGAGGTCTGGCGGCCCAGGATGGGCGTCTGCGTATCAACGACCGCGTGCTTGCTATCAATGGGCACGACCTGCGCTACGGTGCTCCTGAGCATGCAGCTTTGCTCATACAG GCGAGTGTGGAGCGAGTACACTTCATCGTGTCGAGACAGACTCACGTGCCGCCTCCGGATATACTACAGGAGGCACCGTGGAACATGGAGGGACCTCCTCCTTACTCTGCCGTGGACATTGAGCAGTCACTGGTG GACTCGTGCCAAAAGCCGGGGTGTTATGAGAAAACGGTGACCCTGCCTAAAGAGCCTACTGAATCACTGGGCATGACTGTGGCAGGAGGAATGAACAGCCGCGGCTGGGACTTGCCCGTCTACGTCACCAATATCGACCCCAATGGTGTGGTGGCCCGAGAAGGCTCCATCTGCAAAG GTGACATCCTGTTGAACGTGAATGGCATGGAGCTGACGGGTGTGACTCGAGGCGAGGCCGTGGCTAATCTGAAGAACACCTCGTCCCCGGTGGTGCTGCGTGTGCTGGAGATGAGACCACCTGACATGAGCTCTGTGGACTGCCTGCCCCCTGCTGCGACCTCACCGTCCTCCCCTGGAGACATCAAAATGCCCCCGTCCAACGATGATTACTCACCCCTGTGGGTGTCCTGGCTTCAACTGCCCAG GCACCTGTACAGCTGTAAAGACATTGTGTTGCGCAGGAGCACATCGGGGAGTTTAGGCTTCAGCATCGTAGGAGGTCAAGAGGAGCTCAACTGCAATCAGTCCTTCTTCATCCGCTCAATCGTGGAGGGAACGCCAGCGTACAACGATGGCAGAATACG GTGTGGAGACATCCTGCTGGAGGTGAATGGAAAGAGCACCTGGGGAATGACTCACACCGCTCTAGTGCGCCTGCTGAAGGAACTGAGGGGCCGCATCACTCTTACCATCGTCTCCTGGCCTGGAAGCCTGCTATAG
- the lnx1 gene encoding E3 ubiquitin-protein ligase LNX isoform X4 yields MMKALLLLVLPWLSPANYTDNVGNLHILYSELCKGASHYGLSAERKRRSQEGECTDSTSELALATLPGDGTASSAVALLSDESGLVNPAYEPGMEDNSQSGSTTSLAARSNSKKIRNFDRSSVRSRSFRRLNRAFSVLRRTKSGTAVVHDNSEERDNLRNATVPQEVFALPQLHHLIPDGEITTVKITRSDPCEPLAISIVGGNETPLVRILIQDIYREGVIARDGRLLPGDMILKVNGIDITNVPHCYALAALKRPCMLLRLTVLREQRHRYRAHHHHHHHHVPQPGEVPYPGSGGSVRDDSLHVVLLKGAPDEQLGIKLVRRPDEHGVFIFHLLEGGLAAQDGRLRINDRVLAINGHDLRYGAPEHAALLIQASVERVHFIVSRQTHVPPPDILQEAPWNMEGPPPYSAVDIEQSLVDSCQKPGCYEKTVTLPKEPTESLGMTVAGGMNSRGWDLPVYVTNIDPNGVVAREGSICKGDILLNVNGMELTGVTRGEAVANLKNTSSPVVLRVLEMRPPDMSSVDCLPPAATSPSSPGDIKMPPSNDDYSPLWVSWLQLPRHLYSCKDIVLRRSTSGSLGFSIVGGQEELNCNQSFFIRSIVEGTPAYNDGRIRCGDILLEVNGKSTWGMTHTALVRLLKELRGRITLTIVSWPGSLL; encoded by the exons ATGATGAAGGCACtgctgctgctggtgctgccttGGCTCAGTCCCGCCAACTACACTGACAATGTGGGCAACCTGCATATCCTCTACTCGGAGCT gTGTAAAGGAGCTTCACATTATGGCCTGTCGGCCGAGAGAAAGCGCCGCTCGCAGGAAGGAGAGTGTACCGACAGCACATCCGAGCTGGCTCTGGCAACCCTGCCTGGAGATGGCACCGCCTCCAGCGCCGTCGCCCTCCTATCAGACGAGTCTGGCCTCGTCAACCCCGCCTACGAGCCTGGCATGGAGGACAACAGCCAATCAGGGAGCACCACCAGCCTGGCGGCACGTAGCAACTCCAagaaga TCCGTAACTTCGACCGCTCGTCCGTGAGGAGTCGCTCGTTCCGGCGTCTGAACAGGGCGTTCAGCGTGCTCAGGAGGACCAAGAGTGGCACAGCTGTGGTCCACGACAACTCGGAGGAACGAGACAACCTCAGAAATGCCACCGTCCCACAAGagg TTTTTGCTCTGCCGCAGCTCCATCATCTTATCCCGGATGGTGAAATCACTACGGTTAAGATCACACGGAGCGACCCCTGTGAGCCGTTGGCCATCAGCATCGTGGGGGGAAATGAGACTCCGCTTGTGCGCATCCTTATCCAGGACATCTACAGAGAAGGCGTCATTGCCCGGGATGGAAGACTGCTGCCTGGAGACATGATCCTCAAG GTGAACGGTATCGACATCACCAACGTCCCGCACTGCTACGCACTTGCAGCTCTCAAGCGTCCCTGCATGCTGCTCAGGCTGACTGTGCTTCGTGAACAGCGTCATCGCTACCGTgcacatcaccaccaccaccaccatcacgtTCCTCAGCCGGGCGAGGTGCCCTACCCAGGCTCTGGTGGCAGCGTGAGGGACGACAGTCTGCACGTGGTGCTGCTGAAGGGAGCACCTGATGAGCAGCTGGGCATCAAGCTCGTGCGCCGGCCCGATGAGCATGGCGTCTTCATCTTCCATTTGCTAGAAGGAGGTCTGGCGGCCCAGGATGGGCGTCTGCGTATCAACGACCGCGTGCTTGCTATCAATGGGCACGACCTGCGCTACGGTGCTCCTGAGCATGCAGCTTTGCTCATACAG GCGAGTGTGGAGCGAGTACACTTCATCGTGTCGAGACAGACTCACGTGCCGCCTCCGGATATACTACAGGAGGCACCGTGGAACATGGAGGGACCTCCTCCTTACTCTGCCGTGGACATTGAGCAGTCACTGGTG GACTCGTGCCAAAAGCCGGGGTGTTATGAGAAAACGGTGACCCTGCCTAAAGAGCCTACTGAATCACTGGGCATGACTGTGGCAGGAGGAATGAACAGCCGCGGCTGGGACTTGCCCGTCTACGTCACCAATATCGACCCCAATGGTGTGGTGGCCCGAGAAGGCTCCATCTGCAAAG GTGACATCCTGTTGAACGTGAATGGCATGGAGCTGACGGGTGTGACTCGAGGCGAGGCCGTGGCTAATCTGAAGAACACCTCGTCCCCGGTGGTGCTGCGTGTGCTGGAGATGAGACCACCTGACATGAGCTCTGTGGACTGCCTGCCCCCTGCTGCGACCTCACCGTCCTCCCCTGGAGACATCAAAATGCCCCCGTCCAACGATGATTACTCACCCCTGTGGGTGTCCTGGCTTCAACTGCCCAG GCACCTGTACAGCTGTAAAGACATTGTGTTGCGCAGGAGCACATCGGGGAGTTTAGGCTTCAGCATCGTAGGAGGTCAAGAGGAGCTCAACTGCAATCAGTCCTTCTTCATCCGCTCAATCGTGGAGGGAACGCCAGCGTACAACGATGGCAGAATACG GTGTGGAGACATCCTGCTGGAGGTGAATGGAAAGAGCACCTGGGGAATGACTCACACCGCTCTAGTGCGCCTGCTGAAGGAACTGAGGGGCCGCATCACTCTTACCATCGTCTCCTGGCCTGGAAGCCTGCTATAG